A segment of the Paracoccus suum genome:
GCAGCGGCGATCAGGGCGAGAGCGTGGCGGCGGGTCGGCATGGCGTTTCCTTTCGGGCCGGCTTTCGGGCGAAGGACGGGACATTCGGCCGGCGGATAGCCCAAGCCATAATCCCCCGCGACCCGACGAGGAAATCACGATCCGCTCACGAAAAACCAGTGCGCGAAGAGGCCACCCGGCACCGGAGGTCAGCGGCGACAAAGCCGGGTCTGGGGGTCCAGCGCGACATATTGCTTGGCGCTGATGCGGACCATGTTAAGCGATTGGCGCCACTCGCTGTCCCATTTGCGCTTGATACCGCCGCGATAGGTGGCGGCCATGATCTGATCAACGATGGGCGGAATGAAGTTCGTCCCCTCGATACGCGGCGCGTGAAAGCCGACCGTGGCGTTTGGGGCGAGGCAGGCGTTGCGCATCGTGATCAGCATCGTGCAGGCCGAGCGGCAATAGCCCCGGATCTCGACCGGGCGGCCGCTGCGCTCCAATTGGGCCCGGCGTTGCAGCATGGCGAGGACGTTGCCCCCGCGGTCGTTGTTGATGACGATCGGCCCACGCGCGGGCTTGGCCTGCACCGGCAGCGCGAGGCAGAGGGCGAGCAGGAGGGTGGGCAGGCGCATGTTTCGATCCCTTTTCCGGCAGCCCGCCAGATTGACCGCCGTGTCAGATCAAGGGATTATGCCGCCCTGCGCCGGTCATGAACAGGCGCAGGGATCTCTCAACCAGTCACATCACCGCGTGAATTTCTTGTACTTCACCCGCTTCGGCTCGATCGAGTCCGGACCCAGGCGGCGCACCTTGTCGGCCTCGTAGGCCTCGAAGTTGCCCTCGAACCACTCGACATGCGCATCGCCCTCAAAGGCCAGGATATGCGTGCACAGACGGTCGAGGAAGAAGCGGTCGTGGCTGATGATCACGGCGCAGCCGGCGAAATCCTCCAGCGCGGCTTCCAGCGCCTGCAGGGTCTCGACGTCCAGATCGTTGGTCGGCTCGTCCAGCAGCAGGACGTTGCCGCCCTCTTTCAGCAGTTTGGCCATGTGGACGCGGTTGCGCTCGCCCCCCGACAGCAGGCCGACCTTTTTCTGCTGGTCGGTGCCCTTGAAGTTGAAGGCGCCGCAATAGGCGCGGCTGGCGATGGTCGCATCGCCGAGCTGGATCAACTCGGCGCCGCCAGAGATTTCCTCCCATACGGTGGCCTCGGGGTTCAGCGCGTCGCGGGACTGGTCGACATAGGACAGCTGCACCGTCTCGCCGAGGGTAATGGTGCCTTCGTCGGGGGCCTCGCCGCCGGTGATCATCCGGAACAGGGTCGACTTGCCGGCGCCGTTCGGGCCGATGACGCCGATGATTGCCCCCGGCGGGACGGTCAGCGACAGGTCCTCGATCAGCAGCTTGTCGCCCATCGCCTTTTTCAGACCGGCGATCTCGATCACCTTGCCGCCCAGGCGCTCGCCGTTGGGGATGACGATCTGCGCGTTGCTGATCTTCTCGCGCTCGGACTTGCCGGCCATTTCGTTATAGGCGTTGATCCGGGCCTTCTGCTTGGCCTGACGGGCCTTGGCGCCCGCGCGGATCCAGTTAAGCTCGCGCTCAAGCTGCTTTTGCTTGGCCTTGTCCTCGCGCGCCTCTTGGGCTGCGCGCTTGGCCTTCTGCTCCAGCCAGGCGGAATAGTTGCCCTCGTAGGGGATGCCGCGGCCGCGATCCAACTCGAGGATCCACGAGGTGATGTCGTCGAGGAAATAGCGGTCGTGCGTCACCGTCAGGATGGTGCCGGGATATTCGATCAGGTGCTTTTGCAGCCAGGCGATGGTCTCGGCGTCGAGGTGGTTGGTCGGCTCGTCCAGCAGCAGCATGTCCGGCGCCTCGAGCAGCAGCTTGCACAGCGCGACGCGGCGGCGCTCGCCGCCCGAGAGGCTCTCGACATCGGCATCGTCGGGCGGGCAGCGCAGGGCCTCCATCGCGACGTCAACCTGGGAATCGAGGTCCCACAGGTTCTGGGCGTCGATTTCGTCCTGCAAGGCCGCCATCTCGTCGGCGGTCTCGTCCGAATAGTTCATCGCCAGCTCATTGTAACGGTCCAGCTTGGCCTGCTTGGCCTTGACGCCTTCCATGACGTTGCCCCGGACGTTCAGTGCCGGGTCCAACTGCGGCTCCTGCGGCAAGTAGCCCACGGTCGCGCCCTTGGCGGCCCAGGCCTCCCCGGAAAAATCCTTGTCGGTGCCGGCCATGATCCGCAGCAGCGAGGACTTGCCCGCCCCGTTCACGCCGACGACGCCGATCTTGACCCCCGGCAGGAAGTTCAGGTGGATGTTCTCGAAGACTTTCTTGCCGCCGGCATAGGCCTTCGAGACGCCATCCATGTGGTAGACATACTGATACGAGGCCATCGCGAAGCTCCTGATCCCTAGGTTTGGCGGCTATGTAGGGGTTTGCAGGGCAAAGCGAAAGCGGTCAGCCGCATTGTCCTAGGCGTCGGGGCCGATCACGCCCTTGCGCAGGGTGATGCAACCGTAAAAACGGCGTTCGCCGGTCTGAATCACGGCATAGGCGCCGCGCGCGACGTCGTAGAAGGCGAAGCGCTCGATGCCGATCATGGGGCGGTGGCGGCCTTCGTGGCGGTCGATGACGGCCTGCACCTGTTCCTGCACCCGGGGGATCTCGTCCGGCTGGTCAACGACCTGCATACGGCCTGCGAAATCATCGACAAACGTGTCCAGGGGCAGGACCGACAGCACCGCATCGGCCGCCTCGGGCAGGGTGCAGTCCATGCGCAGCAGGCTGCCGTGGACCGTCGATTGCGCCACCTGATCGGAGGGGAAATTCGCGTCGGCCAGCACCAGAAGGTCGCCATGGCCCATGGCGCGCAGCACGTACAGCACCTCGGCATTCAGGCGCGGATCGATTCCCTTCAGCATGTTGCGTTCCCTTGCTGGCGTGCTCCGGCTCAGGACTAGCCGCGTGCGACGCGGCTGTCATCATCGGCGATTGCACCGCCGGACAGGGGCGGCCCAAAAGGGATTGCGCCATCAGCGCGGACATTCAGCCAAGCAAAAGGGCGGACCTTTCGGCCCGCCCCTTGTCTCGCGAAATCCCCGATCAGCTCGGCAGCTGCGCGGTGATTCCCTCGACAAAGAAGTTCATGCCCGACAGTTCTTCGTCGGTCGCCTTCTGGCCATCGGCAAGCCAGTCGCTGCCGTCCTGCTTTTTCAGCGGGCCGGTGAAGGGGTGCAGCTCGCCCTTGGCAAGGGCGTCCTTGACCGCCTCGGCCTTGGCTTTCACGTCCGCCGGAACGGCATCGGTGATCTCGCCGATCTCGACCTCGCCGTCGCCGATGCCCAGCCAGACACCCTCGGATTTCCACGTGCCATCCAGCACGGCCCCGACGCGGCGGGTATAATAGGGCGTCCAGTTATCGATGATCGAGCTGATGCGCGGCTTGGGCTTGAAGTTGGCCATGTCGCTGGCCTGGCCAAAGCCGTAGACCCCGGCCTCCTGCGCCTTGGCGAGGGGGGCGGTGGAATCGGTGTGTTGCATGAACACGTCCACGCCCTCGGCGATCAGGGCGGCGGCGGCGTCGGCCTCCTTGGCGGGGTCGAACCAGCTGCTGACCCAGACGACCTTCATCTCGACCGACGGGTTCACCTTGCGCGCCGCGAGGAAGGCGCTGTTGATGCCCTGCACGACCTCGGGGATCGGGAAGCTGCCGATATAGCCGATCTTGTTCGACTTGGTCATCAGACCGGCGATGGTGCCGATCACCGCGCGGCCCTCGTAGAAGCGGGCGTCATAGGTCGAGACGTTGTCGGCGCGCTTGTAGCCGGTCGCGTGCTCGAACTTCACGTCGGGGAATTTCTTGGCGACGTTGATGACCGCGTCCATGAAGCCGAAGCTGGTCGCGAAGATCAGCTTGTTGCCGGCCAGCGCCAGCTGGGTCAGCGCGCGCTCGGCATCGGCGCCCTCGGGGACGCTTTCGATGTAGGTGGTCTTGATCTTGTCGCCATAGGTCTTTTCGATAGCCTGCCGGGCGAGGTCGTGCTGGTAACTCCAGCCGCCATCTCCGACCGGACCGACATAGATGAAGCCGACCTTCAGCGGCTCGATGGCCTGTGCCCGGACGGGCAGGGCGGCAAGGGTGGCGAGGCCGGCGGCCGAGGCGAGGAGGGTTCTGCGATCCATCAAAGGGCTCCCTGTCGTGATGCTTGTTGGTGTCAGCGGGTGGCGTGAAAGGTCTGGCCCAGCGATCCGGGGGCCGATCCGGCGCCGCTGCGGGAAAACTTTGCGCGGGCCGATATCAGCACGAGGGCGAGGATCGTGGCAAGATAAGGCGAGGCGGCCAGCAGTTGCGTCGGTACGGCGAACCCGGCGGCCTGGGCGCGCAGGTGCAGCACGGTGACGCCGCCGAAGAGCCAGGCCCCGGCCAGAACGCCCCAGGGCGACCAGCCGGCAAAGACGACGATGGCGACCGCGATCCAGCCGGCGCCGGCGGTCATGCCCTCGGTCCACTGCAGCACGCGGGCGATCGAGATATAGGCCCCGCCGACGCCAGCCATCGCGCCGCCAAAGGCGATGGCAGCCAGCCGCAGCGCGCGCACCGGATAGCCGAGACCATGGGCGGCCTCGTGGTTTTCGCCGACCGCGCGCAGCACGAGGCCAGATCGGCTGCGGTTAAGCCACCACCACAGCAGCGGCACCATCGCGAGGCCAGCCCAGATGACCCAGTCAAACCTCACCGGGGGCGCCTTGACCCCCTCGTAGGGGCGGCCGAACATCGCCGTCAGGCCAAGGCCGAACAGCGTCAGCGCGAGGCCGGTCGCGACCTGGTTGGTCAGCAGCCCCAGCGTCAGCACCGCAAAGATCAGGGACAGGGCCGCGCCCGCCAGGGCTGCTGCGACAAAGCCGACCGTCGGGCTGCCGGTGGCGTGGGCGGCGGCAAACCCGGCCAGCGCGCCGGTGATCATCATGCCTTCGACGCCAAGGTTCAGCACACCCGCACGCTCGACCACCATCTCGCCCAGTGCAGCGAACAGGATGGGGGTCGCGGCCGCGATGAGCAGAGCCAGCAGGGCCATCGGATCGGTGATCATGCGTGCGGCCTCCAGCGGATGCGAAACCGGGTCAGCAGGTCGAACCCCAGCAGAAAGAACAGCAGCATGCCCTGGAACACCTGCACGCTGGCGGCCGGCAGGTTCAGCGACATCTGCGCCAGCTCGCCGCCGATATAGGTGAGCGCGAGCAGGAGGCCTGCCAGCAGAATGCCAATGGGATGCAGCCGGCCGAGGAACGCGACGATGATGGCCGTAAAGCCGTAACCAGTGCCGAAGCTGTCGGTGATCTGGCCGGCGGGTCCGGCGACCTCGAAGAGGCCGGCCATCCCGGCGAGGGCGCCCGACAGGCCAAGGCACAGCGCGACCAGCCGGCCCGGCATCACCCCGGCAAACCGCGCCGCGCGCGGTGCCTCGCCGGCGACGCGGATGTGAAAGCCGATCAGGCTGCGCGACATCAGCACCCAGATTGCCAGCACGGCGATCAGCGCCGCGATCACGCCCCAGTGCAGCCCGGTGCCGGAGATCAGTTCGGGGTTCGACGCTGAGGGGTATTGCTGCAGGTTGCGCGAGCCGGGAAAGCCGAAGCCCTCGGGGTTTTTCATCGGCCCAAATGCCATCCAGGCAGCGATTTTCTTGGCCACATAGACCAGCATCAGCGAGACGAGGATCTCGGACGCACCGAACCAGTTGCGCAGCAGGGCAGGGATCATGCCCCAGGCCCAGCCGCCGACAGCGCCCGCCAGAACCATCGCCGGAAATATCCACCATGCCTCGGTCGGATAGGCGGCCAGCGCGACGGCCGCGCCGCAGATCGCGCCGATGATGTACTGCCCCTCGGCGCCGAT
Coding sequences within it:
- the ettA gene encoding energy-dependent translational throttle protein EttA, whose protein sequence is MASYQYVYHMDGVSKAYAGGKKVFENIHLNFLPGVKIGVVGVNGAGKSSLLRIMAGTDKDFSGEAWAAKGATVGYLPQEPQLDPALNVRGNVMEGVKAKQAKLDRYNELAMNYSDETADEMAALQDEIDAQNLWDLDSQVDVAMEALRCPPDDADVESLSGGERRRVALCKLLLEAPDMLLLDEPTNHLDAETIAWLQKHLIEYPGTILTVTHDRYFLDDITSWILELDRGRGIPYEGNYSAWLEQKAKRAAQEAREDKAKQKQLERELNWIRAGAKARQAKQKARINAYNEMAGKSEREKISNAQIVIPNGERLGGKVIEIAGLKKAMGDKLLIEDLSLTVPPGAIIGVIGPNGAGKSTLFRMITGGEAPDEGTITLGETVQLSYVDQSRDALNPEATVWEEISGGAELIQLGDATIASRAYCGAFNFKGTDQQKKVGLLSGGERNRVHMAKLLKEGGNVLLLDEPTNDLDVETLQALEAALEDFAGCAVIISHDRFFLDRLCTHILAFEGDAHVEWFEGNFEAYEADKVRRLGPDSIEPKRVKYKKFTR
- a CDS encoding RbsD/FucU family protein, which translates into the protein MLKGIDPRLNAEVLYVLRAMGHGDLLVLADANFPSDQVAQSTVHGSLLRMDCTLPEAADAVLSVLPLDTFVDDFAGRMQVVDQPDEIPRVQEQVQAVIDRHEGRHRPMIGIERFAFYDVARGAYAVIQTGERRFYGCITLRKGVIGPDA
- a CDS encoding BMP family ABC transporter substrate-binding protein — translated: MDRRTLLASAAGLATLAALPVRAQAIEPLKVGFIYVGPVGDGGWSYQHDLARQAIEKTYGDKIKTTYIESVPEGADAERALTQLALAGNKLIFATSFGFMDAVINVAKKFPDVKFEHATGYKRADNVSTYDARFYEGRAVIGTIAGLMTKSNKIGYIGSFPIPEVVQGINSAFLAARKVNPSVEMKVVWVSSWFDPAKEADAAAALIAEGVDVFMQHTDSTAPLAKAQEAGVYGFGQASDMANFKPKPRISSIIDNWTPYYTRRVGAVLDGTWKSEGVWLGIGDGEVEIGEITDAVPADVKAKAEAVKDALAKGELHPFTGPLKKQDGSDWLADGQKATDEELSGMNFFVEGITAQLPS
- a CDS encoding ABC transporter permease, coding for MITDPMALLALLIAAATPILFAALGEMVVERAGVLNLGVEGMMITGALAGFAAAHATGSPTVGFVAAALAGAALSLIFAVLTLGLLTNQVATGLALTLFGLGLTAMFGRPYEGVKAPPVRFDWVIWAGLAMVPLLWWWLNRSRSGLVLRAVGENHEAAHGLGYPVRALRLAAIAFGGAMAGVGGAYISIARVLQWTEGMTAGAGWIAVAIVVFAGWSPWGVLAGAWLFGGVTVLHLRAQAAGFAVPTQLLAASPYLATILALVLISARAKFSRSGAGSAPGSLGQTFHATR
- a CDS encoding ABC transporter permease encodes the protein MFRLEPRAVPSVLWQVATPIIAVLATMIAGGILFALMGFDPVAAIRTIFWDPLFGPASGYSRPQLLVKAGPLILIACGLAVGFRAGIWNIGAEGQYIIGAICGAAVALAAYPTEAWWIFPAMVLAGAVGGWAWGMIPALLRNWFGASEILVSLMLVYVAKKIAAWMAFGPMKNPEGFGFPGSRNLQQYPSASNPELISGTGLHWGVIAALIAVLAIWVLMSRSLIGFHIRVAGEAPRAARFAGVMPGRLVALCLGLSGALAGMAGLFEVAGPAGQITDSFGTGYGFTAIIVAFLGRLHPIGILLAGLLLALTYIGGELAQMSLNLPAASVQVFQGMLLFFLLGFDLLTRFRIRWRPHA